The DNA segment GATTTTTACAGAATGAACCTCTAATCCTTTTTgttacaggaaaccataaaagTACTTTTCTGATTTTAGACATATTAACCCCACCACGTTTTTCTCCCCCATGATTTTAAGATGGAATGGGAATAAAATCAGCAGGTACCCTATGACTCAAAAACAAGGCTGCTCAGAGTGCTGCTTGGCCACTTGGAGACACGAGGTCAACATTTGCTGAGTGACTATGGGGACATGAAAAGCTGCCGGCTTTAAGCATTTGGGGACAACTTATATAAAACAATGGGATCCTTTAAGTTTACAATAGGGGAAAATTAATTTAAACTGTACTTCCAAGCATCATGATTTAAAGTTCGCTCATTCCTATTATAATTTCCAATGATCTCATCTCTGTCATTGtatcttttctcccattctgccATGACTGAATTCAGAACTCGTTTTTCCTGACATAGGGTAAGGGATTCTTATTTACACATACTCCTTTAATATCTCCAGGCAACTTCATAAACAAACAAGCAGTTCATGGCATGAAAAAAATTGTGGGGATGCATAGTGGGCATTGTGTGGGACGGGAGGTAGAGTCAAGGATTATTTCAACCTTATACTCGATGACTTCTCAATGTGCTGGTGTCCTAGATATTACTGAAGAGGCCAAAGCCTAGAAATGGGTAGGCCTAGTACAATGATTTCTTACatgattcatttttcttccttttttgtgatCCCATGATTAATATGCTGTAACACTGGAATATGTGTACGTCTGTTCTGCTTAATAATTCTTGCTCTATATCACAATGCACTTTCTTCCTGTAAATTAGAAAAATGGTAAAAAGAGAGCCAATACAGAAAGGTTCACTGAAACTGGGAACTACATTGAAAATAAACTGAAGGAATTCAacgattttttttctgaaatgctcTTAAATCTAGCTTCCTTTTCTCTTAGTTTAAAAGACTTgctctgtaatattttttaacaGAAAGACCAGAACCCTGCTGCTTTGTGGCATTATCACCTAAGCAATCATTCTGTACATATTGGAATACTACACCACGTCAGAGATGAAGAACGTTCTTAATGCTAAGATACGTAATGATTAGGATAATTTTATTCAGTAGAGGGTCGGCTCCATGAGGGCATGGCTTTTTGTTCTAATCAGGGCTGTCTCTTCAGCACCTAAATTGGAAAAGCATGAAAAATCATGAGACTAAACCTAAACAGTATGCCAGATACTGTGCTAAGTCAATTGTAGGTATTATTTCATTGAATCCTcatgagaacaaaataaataaggccctatcattattattttatgagTTTTAAAGGAGTTCAAATATCTTGCCCAAATTTACAaactagtaagtgacagagcacGACAGCAAATACACATTGTGAAACTATTCTGCCCTTGAGAGAATAAGAACTACTTAATTGTTCTCCTTTATCTAATTTGTACTGAAGTATAACAAAATATTCACATATTCTTGTTGCCTTTCTGTATCAGCCACATTAACCATGTTAATGCAGAACTAACTTCCTGAGTAACATCCGGTGCCCTGTATCTGTTTCTTCTAGCTCTATGTCTATCCTGGACAAATTCTGTGATCATGAAAATGACTATCAAGGTGAGACAGATGCCCACTATGATAAGGAAGGGAATTACGTAGTATTCCAGGTGAAGACTAAATTCTGGAACTAAAATAATGGAAGCCCCCTTTTTCATATGTGAATTCATCTTTCAGGGAATTGGCTGATGATTCCCCAATAAAGGCAGATGCAATGTCAATTTTCTTCAGCACATCAATGTCGTTGGATCCCATACTAATGAGGTTGTCAGAATCAACATTAAGAACTATGGCTGCTTTGTATCCTGCTCTCTGCGGATTTAAAACCTTCGTATCAAAATTACAATCAAGTCTTCTAATTAACACGACGAAAGTGCCAGATGAATTGTCTTTTATTGGTGGAGGCACTATGGGTTCACAGGCATTCTCTGGTTTGGCGTTAATCAAAAAACCCTTTAAACCTACAGCTGGAAGTCTATAACCAAATCTCACTGGGAGATCAGCAAATGTCTGAGtcacattttcaaaattatatgctaaaatgtCCCCTTTATTAGGCAGTAAGTTTAAGAATGCAAAGAGCTGGACGGTCAAGATGGTATAGATTTGTGTGGTTGACAGCACGAGCATTCCTACGGGGAGCAGCATCTCGTTGCAGAAATACCTGGAAGCCTGACCCAGAAACACAAAGCGGCTTGTCGGCCGCATTGCTGCGGGAGAAGTCCCTGTCCAGACTTCATGACTGAAAATCCGCACCGACCCCCACAGCCAGAGCCtgagccgggcggagctgcatcatttttaaCTGGTAACTGGCATGATGATATAAAACAATGAAGAATGAGATGCAATAATTAAACTATTAAACAAAGTAACATATTTCAGTTCATTTGAACCTCTTTCATACTAGAATGCTTTTCTTGACCTAGTTAACTCTTAGATTTGTGAGTTTTAGTGTAAGCCAGAGTTTGAAGTGTTTTTTGTATGCTTGCTTGTAAATGATTCATTATTGCTGTATAGTTCACAAATACACATATGACTTTctgaagtattatttttaaaaaccaaaaaacaattgGTACAATTTTATGAAATCTTATTCCTTGCAACACATAAATCATaactttcaaatctatctatatACTCCCATCTTATTGCCTGTCCTTTATTGCAGGTCCTGTGCATGGCATGCCACAATTAGTGCAACAGACTCCTAACTAGTTGTCTGTCTCAACAACTTCCCTCTGGTTAGATACCACAGGGATTTTATAAAAAGAGACTATTAGCCTGAAACTCTCTTCTACAGAGCCTTTCAATGGCTTTTCATTGTCTGTAACAGAACATCTAGTGGCTCATGCATGATATTTGTGATCCTTGTGATCTGAACTCTCACCTCTTGCCAGTCTCATCTTTTGCTACTCACTAGCAGGTGCAGCCTACTCCAACCACAGGACATTACCTAAAATGCCCCACCAACTTCACGGGATTGGGCCTGTTAATTTGTTGGTCCCCCTGCCTGTATGCCATGTCCTCTCTCCTGACACCTGTCTTATCCAGGTCCTTTCATTCACTTGGCTAATTAAATCAGGCAGTCCCTACCCACATATCTTTTCCTGTCTTCCTAGGCCATCTAGGTGGTGGTCTAGATGTGTATCCTATGCGCTCCCTCTCAATCTTGTGCCAACAACACTATCATTCTTCTCCATCAATACTTATTTTAGAGAATCAACTACGTACAAGATGCTGTGCTAATCCCAGGGAATGCAGCggatatgttaaaaaataaagcagatgtCTACAGTGCCTGTCTGTACAGAGCACAGAGTCTGGTGGGGGAGACTATTGCATTTGCCTGCTTCACTCCCCTCTACAGTGAACTGAAGAAATGGGACCTGCCTTTGGTCCCTCTGCTCCTAGTCCCTGGCACATGTTAGTGCTCACTGATGAATGTGACGGCCCAGTCCCGTGTGGAGAGTTCCGTTCATTTTCGGGATTTCACCATCACAGTGacacatattttattttgcaaGACTACCTCATGTGCACATTGTGAAACAGAATTATATGCTTAGCTTATTTATCTCCTTTGTGATTACATTGcttttgcttatttcaaagtttgctgcaaaaaaaaatttgtgcAAAGGCAAAAAGTTATAAGAAATTGCTTAAACTCTAATAGTTTGGACTACTATCCTCAATGGAAAAATAATCAGTAGGGAAAAACAAGTTGATAAATGATGAAAAGATCTCAGTAGACCTCAGTAAAATATTACTAAAAATTGAATTACATCACTATATATCCACAGTGTTGCTTGGAACTGTCTCTTTTTCTGTTTGACTTGTTAACTACCTAGCACAAATATAATGCTCAATTTAACTATAGTGTTTGCATAGCTGCATAATAAAACATAtcactttaaataattttctcttgGAAATCTAAGCTATAAAATGAATACAATTTTAAGCAAAGTTGTTTGTAATTTGTCATTTTTACTCCTCACTTACACAAATTGGCTTAAATATTGGTACAATTTTGTGCATATTACATATTGACTGTCAATATTTCAGGCACTGTAATGAGTTTCTCTCCCTTCTAACAGACTCCTTTCAAATACAAAATGTAAATAGTTGTCTGAATTGATCTTTTTATGTCTTAATGAATTTCCAAATGATCATGAGCCcataacattaaaatttttactgCGTATTTACTTTAGGCCTAATCCCCCTGAGAAAATGATTGTGTACATTCTGACTTCAATGTTCACTAGTCAACGCTCAGGGCATcctctttttccttattattattgtaaCTCCTATGTGGatgatatgtacatatacatatatataatcacaTTTAGTGATTATATCTATACTATTATCATCCATTTAGAATTGAATATatccatttataaatacattatatTGACTTTTTCAGTTCAAGAAATTGTGGAAATATTTATGTtcgattatttatttatattattcattTGTAATTGTTTGTATTTGTAAACAAATCCATAAGCTACATACAAAGGATCACCAAGGGAGGAAGCATAGTAAAAATCTATTTAACAAATGTTCAATGACATTATTTATAACTGTTCTCAATTAGTTATTTTATCGAGAATGTGCAATAAAATCGGAAAATATTAAGTTAATGGATTCAATCACAAGCCCATTATTACTAGAGCTGTATGTAGTGTGACTCCTGAGGCCCTCAAGATTATAGCTGAGcaagagaaggagaaaaacataGATCATCCATTACA comes from the Manis pentadactyla isolate mManPen7 chromosome 10, mManPen7.hap1, whole genome shotgun sequence genome and includes:
- the LOC118929548 gene encoding E3 ubiquitin-protein ligase RNF13-like is translated as MRPTSRFVFLGQASRYFCNEMLLPVGMLVLSTTQIYTILTVQLFAFLNLLPNKGDILAYNFENVTQTFADLPVRFGYRLPAVGLKGFLINAKPENACEPIVPPPIKDNSSGTFVVLIRRLDCNFDTKVLNPQRAGYKAAIVLNVDSDNLISMGSNDIDVLKKIDIASAFIGESSANSLKDEFTYEKGGFHYFSSRI